A window of Belonocnema kinseyi isolate 2016_QV_RU_SX_M_011 chromosome 9, B_treatae_v1, whole genome shotgun sequence contains these coding sequences:
- the LOC117180673 gene encoding uncharacterized protein LOC117180673, with product MRESSSITPVRVVFNASSPTSSEKSLNDLFMVGPKLQNEVTAVILQWRYYRFGMTADISKMFHQILVDTKDLDLQRIVCLRGPSRQLVEYQSMTVSYGMTSALFLANRVLKQLAEAFLMSVSSLNEILRRRCFIWVG from the coding sequence ATGCGCGAGTCTAGTAGCATCACTCCCGTTCGAGTAGTATTTAATGCATCTAGTCCCACTTCTTCTGAAAAATCATTGAATGATTTATTCATGGTTGGTCCAAAACTCCAGAATGAAGTGACAGCTGTCATCTTACAATGGCGATATTACCGTTTCGGAATGACGGCAGATATCAGTAAAATGTTTCATCAGATTCTGGTAGACACGAAAGACCTAGACTTACAAAGAATAGTCTGTCTTCGCGGACCATCGAGACAACTGGTTGAATACCAATCGATGACCGTTAGCTATGGAATGACTTCAGCCCTTTTTCTGGCAAATAGAGTTCTGAAACAATTAGCCGAAGCTTTCCTGATGTCAGTGTCATCTTTAAACGAGATTTTACGTAGAAGATGTTTTATTTGGGTCGGATAA
- the LOC117180674 gene encoding uncharacterized serine-rich protein C215.13-like → MGLSSEFDCLPNGEPIFGPNHRRTFPSSSASLEGESPETSSTPVGPSSSALYPEHVEPPVRSRSRSPPASQLSSEFDCLPNGEPIFGPNHRRTFPSSSSSLEGESPETSSTPVGPSSSALYPQHVEPLVRSRSRSPPASRLSSEFDCLPNGEPIFGPTHRRTSPSSSSSLERESPETSSPPVGPSSSALYPEHVEPPVRSRSRSPPASQLSSGFDCLPNGEPISGPSRRRPSSSSSSSSSSSLERESPETSFPPVGPSSSTLSPQHAEPPLRSRSRSPPASQFSSEFDCLPNSEPIFGPRRRPSSSSSSSLERKSPETSFPPVGPSSSAWSPQHAEPPLRSRSKSPPASHTFSRVLGFTLEDIKFVRLIPRNSSTPIFELRRYVFPRDKIIRLKNQRQDLLPMPTGEQIVLSTSNGDVCAIFASSSNNSHYLRALYKPLYKGLKRAKINMHSGIVTELTPEEIAKCAVGTKSGIAKSFEIIRVP, encoded by the exons ATGG GATTGAGTTCAGAGTTCGATTGCTTGCCGAATGGCGAGCCTATTTTTGGTCCAAATCATCGCAGAACTTTTCCCTCTTCCTCTGCTTCTCTTGAAGGAGAATCTCCTGAAACGTCTTCCACTCCTGTCGGACCATCTTCTTCTGCATTGTATCCAGAACATGTCGAGCCACCTGTTCGTTCCAGGTCGAGGTCTCCTCCGGCAAGCC AATTGAGTTCAGAGTTCGATTGCTTGCCGAATGGCGAGCCTATTTTTGGTCCAAATCATCGCAGAACTTTTCCCTCTTCCTCTTCTTCTCTTGAAGGAGAATCTCCTGAAACGTCTTCCACTCCTGTCGGACCATCTTCTTCTGCATTGTATCCACAGCATGTCGAGCCACTTGTTCGTTCCAGGTCGAGGTCTCCTCCGGCAAGCC GATTGAGTTCAGAGTTCGACTGCTTGCCGAATGGCGAGCCTATTTTTGGTCCAACTCATCGCAGAACTTCTCCCTCTTCCTCTTCTTCTCTTGAAAGAGAATCTCCTGAAACGTCTTCCCCTCCTGTCGGACCATCTTCTTCTGCATTGTATCCAGAACATGTCGAACCACCTGTTCGTTCCAGGTCGAGGTCTCCTCCGGCAAGCC AATTGAGTTCAGGGTTTGATTGCTTGCCAAATGGCGAGCCTATTTCTGGCCCTTCTCGTCGtagaccttcttcttcttcttcttcttcttcctcttcctCGCTTGAAAGAGAATCTCCTGAAACGTCTTTTCCTCCTGTCGGACCATCTTCTTCTACATTGTCTCCACAACATGCCGAGCCACCTCTTCGTTCCAGGTCGAGGTCTCCTCCGGCAAGCC aattcaGTTCAGAGTTTGATTGCTTGCCGAATAGCGAGCCAATTTTTGGCCCTCGTCGcagaccttcttcttcttcctcttcctCTCTTGAAAGAAAATCCCCTGAAACGTCTTTTCCTCCTGTCGGACCATCTTCTTCTGCATGGTCTCCACAACATGCCGAGCCACCTCTTCGTTCCAGGTCGAAGTCTCCTCCGGCAAGCCACACTTTTTCTCGCGTACTTGGATTTACACTTGAAGATATTAAATTTGTTCGACTTATTCCACGTAATAGTTCGACCCctatatttgaacttcgaagatacgtttttcctcgtGATAAAATAATTCGGTTGAAAAACCAAAGACAGGATCTTCTTCCCATGCCAactggagaacaaattgtattatcaacatccaacgGTGACGTCTGTGCAATATTTGCAAGTTCATCAAACAATAGCCATTATCTTCGAGCACTATATAAACCTTTGTATAAAGGGttaaaacgggcaaaaataaacatgcacagcGGCATAGTTACAGaattgaccccagaagaaattgCGAAATGTGCAGTGGGCACCAAAAGTGGCATCGCAAAGAGTTTTGAAATAATACGTGTACCATAA